A stretch of DNA from Phaenicophaeus curvirostris isolate KB17595 chromosome 29, BPBGC_Pcur_1.0, whole genome shotgun sequence:
agccctcagccctgctccctCGCCGCCCCCCCAGCTCTGTCCTCCCCCACCaagccccctcagcccccagccccgggtCCCCTTCAACCCCCAAGGCCTGAGGGCCCGGCCCTCAccacccccgcccccgcccccccgtGACGCCGCGTGATGACGTCAGCAGAGCGCAGCCTGCccaagccccgcccccgcgGCACGTTCTCGCTTGGTGGCGTCAGATTTCAAATCTCGCGAGATCACCGAGGGTATAAATAACCCCGCGGGGCGGCCGGGCTCTCAGTGCCCGCCCGGGCCTGGGGGCGGGCGGGTGAGGGGCTTATGCTGCCCACATGGAGCGAGGTCGTTGTCTGGTTTAGGTTCTGTGGTTTAGAGAGTCCCTTCTGGGGCCATGGGGATCCGAACGGGCTGGATCTGTGGGCtgaggccagcaggatgaggtttaacacgATCAAATGTTGGGTCCTGCCTTGGGTTGCACCAACCCCACTCCAGGCTTGAGgaacctgagggtgttggttgatggtggctgaacatgagccagcggtggcccaggtggccaagaaggccaccagcatcctggcttgggtcAGCtgtggggtggccagcaggagcaggaatctttgaatcctgggttcagttttgggtccctcactccaagaaagaccttgaggggctgaagcgtgtctggagaagggaacggagctgggaaggggctggagaacggggATTgtggagtggctgagggacctggagttgttcagcctagagagaaggaggctgaggggcgaccTCATCACTATCTACgactgcctgagaggaggttggagtgaggtgggagctgggctcttctcccaagtgacgggatgagagaaaatggccttaaattgcaccagggcaggttcagattggacatcagggaaaagttcttcaccaaaaaggttcTCAAGCTCCCTGCTGAGACTCGAGGGGTTTGGTGGCTCTGAAGGCTTGCACCGAGGGATATTCTAACCTCTGGATCCCCCTTTCTCCTGCCCTCAAAGCAGCCAGGGTGCTGCTGTCCCatgctccctgccctcccagtTTGCTCCCAGTGCTCACCAGGGCCCTGTTAGAGCCCTGGGTAtgcggggaaactgaggcacaagggCAGCACTCACCTGTAACCCCTGCATGTGCCACACGTGGAGCTGGGGTGCTGGCCTTAACCCCCACTTCTCCATCCTTCTGGACAAATTCAAGGCCCTCCCaccctctctctgtctttttttttttttttctctctccaagAGCTGGTGATTTATTAGGAACGAAACCAAACTCTATTTTATCACCAGCCGGAGTAACAGAAGGCTGAAAGATTCAATTCCAGCATGACAGGCGGCggtgagggaagggatgggaatcGTAGCTCTGGTTGGTTACAGCCTGTTATTGTCAGGCTCGGAGAGACAAATTAGGGTTTTCTTGAGGGagtctttatttcatttattatttttttgtctaaCCTGCAGCTCTCGCGGTGGCTGGGAGTTAAATGGAAGCGTTTTGTACCCCCCTGGTAAAGAAAATCCTGGCTGGTGAGGGCAGGTGCGTGCTGGTTCTTGGGGGTTCCTGCCCCCCTAAGTGCTGGGATGAGAGCAGAGGTTTCATCCAACCCCTAAACTGCGGCAGAGCCTGCCTGCCGCCCTCCTTTTCCTCGAATCCAGAGGAGAACGGGCGCCTGGGGCTGGAAACGGAATAAAAATCACGCAgcccaccccaaatcccccccctcGCTCCCCCTGAAGGCTGCGAGGGAAGGGAAGCGGAGAGATTTCTGGAGGCGGCGAGCCTGCTGTGCCATCCGGGGGAATATATTAGGATAATATCTCGGGAATAAATTAGCCGGATGGCGAGGGAGGGAGATTTCTTTCCTGGGGAAAAGAGGCTGCAGGGCAGAGGCACCTCTGAGGCTTGGATTTGGGAGCTGGAATTGGAGTTAGAGTGGTTACGGATGGAgaagaaactttatttttctccattccttcgtttccatccatccatctctccctgctcccatccTCGCGCCGGCAGGAGCCGTTAGGAATGAcaaagcacctttttttttttggttttaaagatGAGTCCCGGGAGCGAGGAGGCAATTTGCCTGCTTCATGCATAATAAACCAGGCGTGGAAACCCAGCGAGCGATGGGTTGGTTGCCTTTGGAGGGAAATGCAGCCACTGAGCTGGCTCGTTTGCAGGgctttcagcaaaaaaaaaacccaaaatagaTGAAATAAAGCCAAGCTGGGCATGAGGGAGCTGGAAAACGCACGAGGAGGTCGAAGTGTTGCTGGGAAGGTCGTTCCTGTGGACCCTAAAGCTTGTGGACCTTCAATTCTGAAGCTTGTAGACCCACCTCTGCCCCATTTGCAAAGAACAAGAGTGACCCGCAGCCccttttttaacatttatatttatatatatataaaaaaattaaatatatataatatatcgTGTTTAAGACTAAAAATATAGtacataatatttaaaaaaaaaggaaaatgaaacataaaaaaatgggCTTGGGGGTTGTGGGGAGGGTCACAGATACGCGTCTCTAGGGTCTAAACCAGCCTGTGCTCGGGAAGGGCCCCCTGGCCTGGGATGGGGGGCTCGGCCGTGGCCTCGGGGCCCCCTTCCCACCCGTGGGAGTTTGGGTTTAAAGCTTCGGCTTCGCTTCGGGGCCCCAGCCCGGGCTGCTATTGCTATTGAGGAGGGGGGAGCACCTGGGGTGGGAGCCCCCCGAGATAGGGCTGcctgggagggggggggaggaagagcaggaggaggaggaggggggtaaATCAGGCACCATTGCATGAAATGGCAACGCGGTCCTGCGGTCAGCGGCTCGGACTCAGCACCTTCCAGGGTTTGGTCTGTCCTGACAGTACCTTTTGGGGCAcaggaggggggagaaggggggtaAGGCCCCCCTGGTTGTGCTGCTGGGGCTGTCTCAGCTCTACCAGCCCCTTCCTCACCCCCCCAAATTCGTACCTGCTCGCCCCAGGGTTGGATCCAGCCCGCTGGGGGTCCGGCCCCATAGGGAAGGGATGCTCAGCAGGATGGGGACCCTTCCCAGGGTGTGGGGGGCACCTCGTACCTAATCCcggggggctgcagggaagctgtgaccGGGGAGGATTCCACCCTCCCTCCCAAACTCATCACCCCCCCAGCAAGACCTTCACCCCCAGCTCCTGTGCTGGTGGCTGGGGGGGGTCTTATCTCAGCAGGCAGAGAAATTGGGGGCCCCTGTTACTGCAAGGAGTGAAATCAAGGACGCTGGTGGCTGCAGGGCGTGAAATTGGGGACCCCTGTTGCTGCAGGCAGTGAAAGTGGGGACCCCCATTGCCACAGGGAGTGAAAGTAGGGACCCCCATTGCCACAGGGAGTGAAAGTGGGGACCCCCATTGCCACAGGGAGTGGAAGTGGGGACTCCACTTGCCACAGGGAGTGGAATTGGGGACCCCTGTTGCTTCACGGAGTGGAGTTGGGGGTCCCTGTTGCAGCAGGCAGTGAAATCTGGGACTCTTGTTGCTGCAGGGAGTGGAATTGGGGTTCTTGTTGCTGCAGGGAGCAAAACTGGGGTCCCCATTGCCCCGGctgcccagtgcccccccagtccctggAGCCAGGGCACCAGCTGAGCTCCCGCTCCCAGCAGATTTGATTCCCTGtggctcccagctccccagaccctggtGGTGGGAGCGTGGTGGGGTACAGGGGTGCTTCCACCCCAGCCGTGCGATACATTCATGAGGGGTCCCCGCATCCCCATGCTGCCGGCGGAGGTGGGATCGGGGTGACCCCAGCGGGATGGAATCCCAGCATCTGCTGCTCCTGATCCCCCAGGGCCCTGCTGGTGGCTCCgagagcagggaagggggagCCACCCCTGAAGTCAAGGCACAGGGAATGGGTTGGAAAGgggcttttttgggggggtgaaACCAGAAAGTGGGTGTTGCCTACGTGTGTGTACGCACCGACGTGTACGTACACACATACAgcgcctccctgctccctcgctcggggtctgggggggtctggggtgcaGCCCCTCGCTCTGGGGACCCATCGGGGAAGGATCTGGCCCTGGGGAGCTTGGTCttggggggatctggggtggTGGGAGAGCGGAGGCTGCAGAGCCGGCCCCGTCAGCCGCACAGACCCGCACGCACCCAGAGACTGGCTGGGATCAGGGTGGGGGGACAGAAGCGTGGGGGAAAgatgccccccaaccccttccctcCTCCGGGAAGGTACCGAAACGAAAGAACTGAATGAGTGGAAGCTCGAAGAGGCTCTGAGCACGTCCCGGGGTTGAGGACACGGCACGTGGAGTCCAACCGCCGGCGGAGATAGCCGGGCAGGAGGGTCAGGATGTAGCCCCTGAATATCAGGGGACAGTCGTGAGGTACCTGCAGACCCCGCTGCCCGCGTCCCCCGGACCTAAACGTGCGTCTGCATCCTCTGCTGGAAGCGCTGCCCGTAGTCCGAGTGCTGGGAGGTGTAGGAGAAGCGGGTGGCGCTGGCGTACTTGCCCATCGCATCGTAGGCGTCGTAGGGTCCGCGCTCCAAGCTGGGGGGCTGCCCGTAGCCCAGGCGGTACGTGGCGTAGCCGGCACCGGCCGGGAAGGCGGCGTGACCCCCATAGTTCTCGTAGGAGAGTTGGCTTGTCGTCTCTCCACCCGCCGTGCCGGGAGGGGGACCGGGACCCGGTGCCCCCTCGGCGTTGTAGTCGGACGCGGGGCCGCGGCTGTAGGTGTTGAGTTGAGCGTAGCCGCTGGAGTGCGAGAGGCGAGACGGAGGGCGGGTGTCGTAGCGCGCCGGACCCGGGTTGCGGTAGTCGGCGTAGAGGACGGTGCGGGAGGACGGGCGATCCTCGTGGGCACGGACGTTGTAGTAGCCGTTGGTGGGATCCTGCGAGGAGAAGGGGATGCGCTGAGCCTGGGGAGGGCAGGTTGGGCACGAAGAGAACCCGCAAATCCCAGCCCCGTTCTTCTCTGCTGGGCATCCCGCAGCCACCCGACCCAGGACAAAAGGAGGGGAAGGTGTATCAGGAgaggctgaagtcacttggtcatagaatcacagaatcatcaggttggaaaagacccaccggatcattgagtccagccattcccatcaatcaccccaggattcgaggagcggtctccccagggccgagtccagagggagaagaacctccctggccctgctggccacgctgtgtctgatccaagccaagatgcccttggccttcttggccccctgggcccctgctggctcctgttcaaccaacacccccaggtccttctcctccaggcagctttccagccagacttctcctagtctgtagcactggtcagcctggagaagaggagactgaggagagacctcgTTGTGGTCACCAGCTTCCTCCCAAGAGCAGGAGAacgagcaggtgctgagctcttctctctggacccACGGGAATGTCAGGAAGacgtgccaggggagggttaggttggacattaggagaaggttcttcacccagagggtggtggagcactggaatagctcccagggaagccgtCGTGGCACCAAGCcggacaatattccagaaggatttggccaatgccctcagtacgtggtgtgaatgttgggattgtgctgtgcagggacaggagttggactcgatgatcctcatgggtcccttccaactcagggcaCTCTATGGCTCCATGAAAACCAGCGCCTGCCCCTCTCCTACTCCCCACGTGCCCCAGCGCCATCACCAGACCTTGAGTTCGTACTCCTCGCGTGTGTCGATGGTGTCGCAGCGAAGATCCTGCTTCAAGTCCACATCATCCTTGAACGACTGCGAGAGGAGAGAGACGCGCTCGTTCCTCCGTGGTCCCATCCACCCCAGCGTGGGGTGGGAAGGACGCTACCCCCTTGCGGTGGCGTGTCCCTTACGGAGTAGATGGCCTTCATGACGCGGGTGGCTGTGGAGACGCTGGCCGTGTCCTCCTCGCGGTCCGTGTGCAGCGTCAGGGGCTCCCTGTTCACCGTCTCCACCTTGATGTCCAGCTTGCGTAGGGTGACGTCCTTACGGCCTGGGGAGAGGCGGCACCAGGGATGGACGCAGCCACCAGCCCCACCGCCCCGGTCCCACCCCTCGGGTGCCAGCCCCGACCGTGGGGAGCACCCGTCGTCTCCTCCGTGCCCCTCACTCACTTCCTTTCCGGCGCCTGTAGAGGAAGCAGGCGAGCGCGACGAGGAAGCAGATGACGAGGATGCTGGCCCCGATGGTGGCCCCGGCGATGATGCCCACGGGCAAGACCTCTACAGGAGACGGGGAGACGTtagctggggacagggacaggggcaCTGCCAGGAGGTGGCTGCGCCAGGAGGGCGCTCGCCCTCGCCGAAGCCCCGTTGCCTGCGGCGCCGGAGACCTGGGTGGCCTTCCTGGCACCCCGCGCTGGCGCTACCTTTCTCCTCCAGCTGAATGATGGCTGTTCCTGGCCCGAAGCTGTTCCAGGCCGTGCAGTTGTAGCGCGTCTGGAAGTCGGCATCCATGACGTTGTTGATGGTAAGGGTGGAGAGGACCCCGCTCCCCGTGTTCGTCCGCTCCACCGTGTACCGCTCCAGCGTTCCTGCCTCCAAAATGTTCTCCTTCCAGGCCCACGCCTGGTCCCGATGGGgttggggagaggggggggcTGCGTCAGCACCCGCAGCTCAGTGatgtccccagtgcctcccagtccccagcGCCCCACGCGGCACTCACGATGCGATCCGGGGGCGGCGTGCTGCCAATGAAGCATTCCACCTTGCCCCGGTCCCCACGCACGGCGTACTGCACGGCCTCGCTCGAGATGATGGGTGGACCTGCGGGAagcagagaatcagagaatcaccaggttggaaaagacccaccggatcatggagtccaaccattcccatcaatcactaacccatgtccctcagcacctcggccacccggcccttaaacccctccagggaaggggactcaaccccctccctgggcagcctcggacactgcccaatcaccctttccaggaaatattttttcctgctgtccagcctgaccctcccctggtggagcttgaggccattccctctcgtcctgtcccctggcccttgggagaagagcccagctccctcctctccacaacctcctctcagggagttgcagagagcaatgaggtctcccctcagcctcctcttctccaggctaaacccccccagctctctcagccgctcctcttcttctccagccccctccccagctccgttcccttctctgcactcgctccagagcctcaacatccttcttgtggggaggggcccacaactgaccccaggattcgaggagcggtctccccagggccaaggccagagggagaagaacctccctggccctgctggccacgccgtggctgatccaagccaagatgcccttggccttcttggccccctgggcccctgctggctcctgttccaccaacccccccaggtccttctcctccaggcagtttccagccagacttctcctaggctggagctgctcagggttgttgtgccccaagttcctggtcaaacctcatcccgttggtctcagcccacggatccagcctgttcagatccctttggagcctcccgaccctccagcagatccagcttcctcccagcttagtgggAAGCAGGGGGAGCTTTATGGACACctcaggttttggggggcactGCTCGCCATGGCTGTGGCATCTGCACCCACCCAACCGTAGCCTGGATGAGGATCCATCATGGGATGGGTGGCAAACTCACCGTTAACGAAGAGGGTGACCTCGCGCTCGCCCACGCCGATGCGGGGCACGATGGCTTTGCAGACGTACTGCCCCGCGTCGGCTTGCGTCACCGACTTCAGGTACAGCTGGTTGCTGTTGCTCAGGACCTGGGGGCAACcacggggacatcagggacGGGGTATGAGCTCCTCCCAGACCTCCAGCCCCACCTCAGCCGCCAGATCCTACCATGTTGGACTCTTTTTTGGTCCAGGTGAGGGTCAGCGGTGGGTTGCCAGACCACACGCACGTCAGCGTCACGTCGGAGCCGATGTCCGTGACGGTGGGTTTGGGGTCCACCACGATCCGAGGGGCAactggagatggaggagggggggaaaggggtgaAGAAGAGAACTGGGGGGATGTCAGCAGGTTGGGGGGTGCAGCGGGGGCTGCCCCACTCACAGTGCACGTCCACCAGCGTGCTGACGTTGGTGCTGCCGATGTCGTTGTGCACCTCGCAGGAGACGGGCTCCGTGAAGAAGGTGTAATCCACCTGCGTGTCATACTTGTTCTCCTTGGCGTCCTCGATGATCACCCCGCCTTTGGCCCACCTGGGTGAGGGGGAGAGACCCGAGACGGGCGCATTCAGGGGGCGTGTAGGGTCTCCACCACCGTGTTTGACCCCTGTCTCCGTAGGACACCGAAGCCAAGCCAGGACGGACCCTCACCTGTAGCCTTTGATCTCGGGGTTGGCGGTCGCCATGCAGGTGAACACGACCCTCTCACCTTCCTGCACCGTCTGGGGCTGGATGGACAGCGTGACAGTTGGGGGATCTGCGGGGAGGGCGGACGGAGCCGTCACGGGTGGTGGAAGGTGACGGGGGGGTCAGCgtggcagaggggacaatccccctGCCCAGCTGCCCGGGCTACCTGCATCTCCAACTCCTCATGCTGCCACCCGGGTGGGGGGATCCCAAAGCTCTGATGCTTGGTGAGGGCACCCAGCATCCCTCTCCATCGTTGGTGCTCATGGTGGGTGCCCAGCATCCCTTCTTGATGTGGGTGCTCACCAATCATCCCTTCTTGATGTGGATGCTCACCATGGGCACCCAGCATGCCTTCTTGGTGTAGGTGCTCACCATGGGAACCCGTCATCCCCAtccaaggtgggtgctggtgctggtgggtactggggcagggagagcctTCCCACAGCAGCCACTGGAGGTCGGTGTTCACCACAAAGTCCTAGCCTGGGACTGGGTGAATTCTGCTTGTAGGCAAAGCCCCCTCTGCATGATCAACTCCAACCCCAGGGTTGGCGTCCTCTTGGGTCCCCATGATGCCCAGGTACCCCAAGAACTCGTGTCCGGCTCCCTGTCCCAGCTCCACCCCACGCGCAGGGGTTGTCCCCTCGGCACGGACTCACGGTGAACGTTGAGCTTGACGAAGGTCTCCTTGCCCGCCGGGATGGCATCGTTGGTGCTGCGGCAGGAGAACACCCGCCCGATGTCGAGGTCGGTTGGGTTGATGGCGAGCAGGCTGGTGGTCGTCTCCCGCTTGCCGTCGGGCAACACCTCCTGCCGGGGAGAGGGAAGGGTCCCCGTGGGCTGGGAACGCCAACGCGGGGCATGGGGTGGAGGGCATGGGTGTGGGGTTGCTTCTGCCTAGGGTTGTCCCTGCTTGAGGACCCCGCTGCACGGAGAACCTCCTGCCTGGGTCACCCCTCCTACCCAGGCACTCACCCTGCATGAAGAATCCCCTGCCCAGGGACCCCTTGCCTAAGGTCCCACCTGCCCATGGACCCCCTTGCTTGGGGAGCCCCCTACTCAGGGACCCCCCTGCATggagaatcctagaatcacagaatcaccaggttggaaaagacccaccagatcatcgagtccaaccattcccatcaatcactaacccatgtccctcagcacctcggccacccggcccttaaacccctccagggaaggggactcaaccccctccctgggcagcctcggacactgcccagtgaccctttccatgaaatattttgtcctgatgtccatcctgaccctcccctggtggagcttgaggccattccctctcgtcctgtcccctggcccttgggagaagagcccagctccctcctctccacaacctcctctcagggagttgcagagagcaatgaggtctcccctcagcctcctcttctccaggctaaaccccgccagctctctcagccgctcctcttctcctccagccccctccccagcttcgttgctcttctctgcactcgctccctGCCCAGGCTCCCACCTGCCCAGGGACCCCCTTGCTTGGGGACCCCCTTCCCCAGGGACCCCCGTGCCTGGGGACCCCCTGCCCTGCGTGGTGCCCCCGTACCGTGCTGGTGACGGCGCCGTCCTGCTGGAGCCCATCGCGGTACCAGACGATGGTGGCCGCCGGCTTGGCGCTGCGTGCCCGGCACGTCAGGTTATACGGCGTCCCCGCGCGCAGCAGGATCTCGGGGGCCCCGTCGATGATGGGGTCCTCGGGGGGGACTGcggaggggagaggggacaccGGGTGGCTGCCTGGAGCGGGACCCTGGGCACCGGGAGACCCCTCTCCGTGCCCAAAGAGGCTTGAGATATTGCTTGATGCTGCGCTGAGAGAGGGAGAGCGATGAAGGGAGCAGGATGAGACCCAACCCCGCACCCAGCAGAgcatcagcagggctggggccGCCTGCTTTTAATCCCCTTTCCAATCAAACTAAAGCCCCGTTGCTGATTTAATAGGGTTTGGTTCTtggggagaggaaaagatgCTCTTTGGGGAGGGCTGAGGGTCCTGGGGCTcattagtctggagaagaagaggttgaggagagacctcatcacatctgcagctccctggaaggaggttggagtgaggtgggtgctgggctctgctcccagggaaaaaaaagatgagaggaaacgTCTCCAAGTTGCACCAAGTGAGGTTTAAGATTGgatacaggggaaaaaatatctatattgagagagtggtgaagccctggctgCAGAAGGGGAGCCTCCACCCCCGAAGGGGTTAAAAAACCATGTGGCGTGgggacttggggacatgggTTGGTTGATACATGAGCCTGGTGACCCCCATGTCCAGGGACCCCCCTGCCTGGAGACCCCCATGTCCAGGGATCCCCCTGGCCCCAGGTCTCCCCTGCTTGGGGACACTGagcaggggacacaggggggaccCCGCTGAGCTtggcaggggatggaggagcccccagccctcccggtgcccccccccaaaGCCTGTCCCCTTGCAGTTGGGGGTCCCCAGGGAGCCTCCCTGCCTGGGGGCGCggggagatgctgctgctgtgccccCACCACATCCCACACGCCTTTTATCTCCTGTTTTCCTAACGGGAATTTCAATGccaagggaagaaggagaaagaaggaaaaaaaaaaaaataaaaaaagcaagaaatctgccccaaacccccattcCTGCAGCGTTTCTGCTGCCTCTCTGGTGtcttctttcctatttttttttttttttctcttttacaagACACAAAAGTCGGGGAAATCAAAGTTACTGCGCTCGCAGGTCCCGTAACTCAGCCTCGGCGTGAATAGAGATGAGGGCATGAAAGATAATGGCACAGCCCGAGCCTGCGGGGTGGGGGGCACGGGGGATGTGGGGTACGGAGGGGGGTGTGGGGCACGGAGGGGGATGTGGGGTACAGAGGGGGATGTGGGGCacggagggggctggagggtaTGGTCAGAGATGTGGGGTGCAGAGAGGGATGTGGGATATGGAAGGGGGTGTGGGGTACGGAGGGGGATGTGGGGCATGGAGGGGGATGTGGGGTATGGAGGGGGATGGAGGACACAGAGGGAGATGGAGGGTATGGTCAGAGATGTGGGGTGCAGTGAGGGATGTGGGGTGTGGAGGAGGGATGTGGAGGAGGATGTAGGGTACAATGGGGTGCGTTGGGAGATGTGGGATGCATTGGGAGATGTGGGGTGTGGTGGAAGATGTGGGGTGTGGTGGGAGATGTGGGGTGCGGTGGGAGATGTGGGGCACAGAGGGGGGGTTTCTCCTTACTGAGCACAGTGAGCCTGGCGCGGCGCGATCGCAGTGCTGCCTCGGTGGCCTGGCACTCGTAGACGGCGTCATCGGAGAGCTCGGCGTCGGAGATCTCCAGGTTG
This window harbors:
- the KIRREL1 gene encoding kin of IRRE-like protein 1 — translated: MRSLLLLLLLCLLSLDGTRGQVAQTRFVEEPEDQTVVAGQRIVLSCVVLNYSGIVQWTKDGLALGMGQGLKAWPRYRIVGTADSGQYNLEISDAELSDDAVYECQATEAALRSRRARLTVLIPPEDPIIDGAPEILLRAGTPYNLTCRARSAKPAATIVWYRDGLQQDGAVTSTEVLPDGKRETTTSLLAINPTDLDIGRVFSCRSTNDAIPAGKETFVKLNVHHPPTVTLSIQPQTVQEGERVVFTCMATANPEIKGYRWAKGGVIIEDAKENKYDTQVDYTFFTEPVSCEVHNDIGSTNVSTLVDVHFAPRIVVDPKPTVTDIGSDVTLTCVWSGNPPLTLTWTKKESNMVLSNSNQLYLKSVTQADAGQYVCKAIVPRIGVGEREVTLFVNGPPIISSEAVQYAVRGDRGKVECFIGSTPPPDRIAWAWKENILEAGTLERYTVERTNTGSGVLSTLTINNVMDADFQTRYNCTAWNSFGPGTAIIQLEEKEVLPVGIIAGATIGASILVICFLVALACFLYRRRKGSRKDVTLRKLDIKVETVNREPLTLHTDREEDTASVSTATRVMKAIYSSFKDDVDLKQDLRCDTIDTREEYELKDPTNGYYNVRAHEDRPSSRTVLYADYRNPGPARYDTRPPSRLSHSSGYAQLNTYSRGPASDYNAEGAPGPGPPPGTAGGETTSQLSYENYGGHAAFPAGAGYATYRLGYGQPPSLERGPYDAYDAMGKYASATRFSYTSQHSDYGQRFQQRMQTHV